Proteins found in one Hyla sarda isolate aHylSar1 chromosome 7, aHylSar1.hap1, whole genome shotgun sequence genomic segment:
- the INSL5 gene encoding insulin-like peptide INSL5, with product MRVLPVCCVLLAFLVAAEQVTADGQFVKLCGREFIRAVIYTCGGSRWRRLLSGQPQDMTDRDAFFALHAVDEDSVGPVEYHVQKINSENLQETESSEELWGLKKNPAQERRDLNELLTTACCKTGCKKKDLSSLC from the exons ATGAGAGTCCTACCTGTCTGCTGCGTCCTGCTCGCTTTCCTGGTGGCGGCCGAACAAGTAACGGCGGACGGGCAATTTGTGAAGCTCTGCGGCCGGGAATTCATCCGAGCCGTGATCTATACCTGCGGAGGATCCCGATGGAGGAGGCTTCTGTCTGGGCAGCCCCAAGACATGACAG ACAGAGACGCCTTCTTCGCCTTGCATGCTGTAGATGAGGACTCGGTGGGACCGGTGGAATATCACGTGCAGAAAATAAATTCGGAGAACCTGCAGGAAACAGAGTCTTCTGAGGAGTTGTGGGGGTTAAAGAAGAACCCAGCCCAAGAGAGACGCGACCTGAATGAACTGCTGACCACCGCCTGCTGCAAGACCGGCTGCAAGAAGAAGGACTTGAGTTCACTTTGCTAG